TTCGTAGAAAAAAAGGGGTATACTCCAAATGTTATTGCAAGAAATCTTTCTAAAATGGAAAATAATACTATTGCTCTTTTAGTTCCTAATATCAGCAATCCTTTTTTTGCATCACTTATTAATAATATATGTGCAAATTTTGCTAAAAGCGATTATCAAATAGCTCTTTATAATACATCTGAGGATATTGAATTAGAAAAAAAAGCTATAAAAAATATAATTGGACAAAGAATAGCCGGAGTTATTGCTATTCTCATCAATGGTAAATATGAAGAAAATCCCCTTCTCCCACTTATCAACTACAATATTCCTGTTTTTCTTTTAGACAGAGATATCAGAGATTATACTCTCCCTGGAGTATTTCTTGATAATTACATAGGAGCATACAAAGTAGTTACTGAATTATTAAAGAGAGGGCATAAGGATATAGCTATTATTACAGGAGATCTTTCATCTCTCACTGCAGAAGAAAGACTAAAAGGATATATAAAAGCTCATGAAGATATGAATATTCCATATTCTAAAGCAAATATTTATGAAGGTAACTTCCTTTTGGAAAGTGGATATGAAGCAGGTAAGAAGATTTTAAATTCTTCAGCTACAGCAGTATTTGCTTCTAATAACCTTATGCTTTTAGGATTTTTAAAGACCATGAAAGTTATTGGTAAAGAAATAGAATTATCATGCTTTGAGGAAATAGAATATCTTCAAGTACTTGGAATAAATGTTATATGTTGTAAAATTCCACTTGATGTAATGGGAGAAAAAACATATTCTCTATTTTTCACAGATAAGAGTAAAAGAAAAAAAATATATATAGAACCTATTTTAATAAAAAATAGAAAGGAGTTTTAATGAAGAAAGTTGTAGTTGCAGGTAGTATAAATATGGACTTAGTAACTGTTTGTGAAAGAGCTCCAAAAGGAGGAGAAACTCTTTTTGGAAAAGAATTTTTTCAGGTACCAGGTGGAAAGGGAGCTAATCAGGCTGTTGCAATTGGTAAATTAGGAACTCAGGTTACAATGCTTGGCAAAATAGGAAATGACTCATTTGGTAAAGATCTTGTAGCATCTATGAA
Above is a window of Fusobacterium varium DNA encoding:
- the degA gene encoding Degradation activator, which translates into the protein MNMKDIAAHLGISVATVSRAINGSENINLETKERILAFVEKKGYTPNVIARNLSKMENNTIALLVPNISNPFFASLINNICANFAKSDYQIALYNTSEDIELEKKAIKNIIGQRIAGVIAILINGKYEENPLLPLINYNIPVFLLDRDIRDYTLPGVFLDNYIGAYKVVTELLKRGHKDIAIITGDLSSLTAEERLKGYIKAHEDMNIPYSKANIYEGNFLLESGYEAGKKILNSSATAVFASNNLMLLGFLKTMKVIGKEIELSCFEEIEYLQVLGINVICCKIPLDVMGEKTYSLFFTDKSKRKKIYIEPILIKNRKEF